The genomic interval TGATAAAATTATGAATTATACCAGTTTTAATAAAAATGAAGAGTTTTTTGTAGATATGCAACGTTGCATTGGCTGTAAAGCCTGCGAAATGGCTTGTGCCGAATGTGAGACGAACGGACAAGATTCGATGATTCACGTGAATTATGTTGACCGTGCTTCGACTGTGCAAACAACAGTACAAGTGTGTATGCACTGCGAAGACCCCGTTTGTGCCAACGTTTGTCCTGCAGATGCCATCTCCAAAGACGAATTCGGAATCGTACATACGGCCAATACTGAAAGATGTATTGGATGTTCCAATTGTGTGATTGCTTGTCCTTTTGGTGTACCCAAAAAAGAAGAAAGCTATGATTTAATGATGAAATGCACCATGTGTTATGACCGTACGAGTGTAGGGAAAAAACCAATGTGCGCAACAGTTTGTCCTAGTGGCGCGTTGTTTTATGGTACGAAAGAAGAAATCGCCGAAATGCGTCCGAATAGTTCACCAGTAAATACTTTTGTTTTTGGACAAGAGATTGTAAATACCAAAGTGAATATTATGATGCCAAAAGGCAGTACCGAATTGATAATATTTTAGTATAAAAAGGAAATTGTGAAAAGTTGCTAAATCAGCTTTACACTTTAAACATAAGAAAAATGTCAAAAGAAGATAATTTGAATCAAAATTGGAAGAAAGATTTTCCAATAGAAAAACAACAAGCAACCAATGTAAGTCGTCGTGATTTTGCCAAATTCCTAACCTTGGTTTCTGGAGGTTTGATGGTTGGTAGCGGAGTCGTTGCAGCCAAGGCGTATTTGATGCCCAAGGAAGAAGTGGCTGGAGAGCATTTTGTATGCAAAAAAGACGAAGTGCCTTCTGGAGGAACTCGTGGTTTTGTAATCGAAGGAAGTACCGTTCCTTATATTTTAATTCATCTAGAAACGGGTGAGTTCAAAGCCTATGAGCAGAAATGTACGCATCTTTCTTGTTCTGTTTTCTACAAACCTGGAACAGGAATTATTCATTGTCCTTGTCACGAAGGTTCGTTTGATGCCAAAACAGGAGATGTGATTGCTGGTCCTCCGCCACGTGCATTGCCAAATTTAGATGTCTTCTTCAAAGACAATGATATTTATGTAAAAGCCGCAGAAAAAGTGGAGTATCACAGTTAATTCAAATTTTAAATAAAAGCTTATGAGTAATTTTAGAACCAGTCAAAATAAAGCCAATCCCAATAAACTAAATGCGATTCTTTCGACATTGATATTTATATTAATCTTGAATGTGAGTATTCAAATTTGGTTGTTGTATGCTTCTTTGAACAACGCATTAGACAATAATCGCGAAATTTTGATTCCAGCTTTTATAGCTTCTTTGCTGATTTTTTTAATTGGTTTTGGTATGTTATATTATTTACCAACAGGAAATAATAAAAAGTAAAGTTTAATAATCTCAAAAAAGCTTCAGGGAAATCGGAAGCTTTTTATATAGTCAAGACTGAACAAATATCAAAATACTTTTTGAAGATTTAGAGTGGATCATTAGGAATAGATAATCAATATTAAGTAACTAATACTCAGAAAAGGGAGGTTTTTTTATCCTTTAAAAGTTATGTGTAGGTCAGGAAAAGAAAAGATAAAAATAAAACCCTGATAATTATATTATTATCAAGGTTCCTTTGGAGTGATTGGGATTACAGTTGAACACTTGATACCAGTTTTGACGTTTTTTGAGGGTCTTGATTACAGAATTTAAACAGTTAACTTCAAGGTTGTTAATTTAGTAAGAGTCTTTATTCTTCGGTTATTTAATCCGTTTTTTGACAAAAGGCATATACTGATTAGAACATTGTTGTATAGGTAAAATGTAATAATTTTTTTTATGTAAATTTTGTTATTATCATTGGGTTTCGGTCTCAATATAATATTCTTGGTCTAAACCTTTTTTTTCTGTATTAATGATTTCCAATAAGTATAAAATTTTTACTTCCTGAATGGTATCTATTTTGAAATTTAGTTTTTGATTATTAAATCTTTCTCTATTTCCATTTTCACATAAAGCACTTTTAATATTTTCAGGTATGAAAAAGGTAGCCTTTTGTGATAAATGCTTTTTGTATTCATTTAAATAAATTCCAATTCCTGCAAAATCAAAATCTCCAAAATGTAGATAATTATTAGGAATAGATTTCAGCCATTTTATTAAATCTTTATTTTGATTTTGTGGATAACGGGAGACAAATAACGGGTTTAAACCTTCAAATAAATATTGCTGTTCTTGAATCTGACTGAAGTTTTTAGCATTTTCAACACCTATGATCGTTACATTTTTGGGTATTTTAAAAGTTTCATAATCATAAATAAAAATAAAACTACCTTCGACAGGATTAATTGTTATTGACTTATTATTTAATTCAGCAATAATTGGATTGTAACAGTTTACCAAAAAACCTTTAAAAGCTCTTTCCTTTGAGTTTTTCGAGTCGCTAGTAATTTTTACAAAGTCAGCGCGACTTGAATTTTCGTTTTCTAAAGCTTCAATGTACTTATTCAAATCATTGATTTGTAATTGATTTATTAAATAAAGGTGTAAGTTATTTTCATTAAATAGCTGTAAAGTTTTTTTATGTTTTCCCTTTCTAAAAATGATATTTTCTCTAACTAAATCATCAATTAACTTGCTTTTAGCTGAGCTATCTGGAATAGTTTCGCCATTAATGAGTTGGACTAATACTTTTGCTATTTTTAAGGTTAAATTCATTAATCAAGAATTTTGGTATTTACCTTTATCAGCCTATTTATTTTAGTTATGTATTTTTTAGCATCCGTTTTAGATTGCTCTTTAGCCAATTTATACGTGTATTTATAGTCGGTTGCATTTTGACTTGTTGGAGAACCATTGATTAATAAAATGTTTCTTTCATTAGCAAAACGTAGAATACCTTTCTGATTCGTAGGATGTAATGTACCTATTTCATCCATCATACAGTGTAATTTAAAATCTTTGAATTGTTTTGATGCACTTTCTTTAAAAACATTAAGTAAAGAAATGTTAATCATCGCTTTTACCAAAATATCGGTACCTTTACTTCCAACATCGGAAAGTTTTTCTACCCAACCCGAATCATTATCATTTTCTACAATTCTAAATTGCAAATCGAAAGATTCTGATAAAGTAAGCGAAGTGTTTTTAGATTTTTCCAGCTCTTTTACCAGTTGCTTTAACAATTCTACAGCTTTTTGATTTTTTGAATTGGTTTCTGAACTTGTAAACAAATTTGACTCTCCTAATAAAACACTATTCTCGTCGTTAAACTCTTTGATTTGAATCAGTAATTTCACTATTGAGTTTGAACTTTTTTGCGTTCTCATTTCCATTTCTTTAATGGCTTGCACAAAATTTTTGTTCACAAAATCGTCATTTATTTTTCGGATAATTTTTTCAATTTCTGCTTCTTTTGAATTTAATTCAGTGGTTTCCCTGCCAATTAACCGAATAATATTAGCAAAACGTTCATTCACTCTTTTTTCAAATTCATTTATTTTATCAGCTTCAACAAATTCTTTTAAGTCTAATGCGAAATTTAGATAATCCAAATCCTCATTTAACTTTACTTTAAAACTAAAAATATTATGCTCGTTAAAGTTTCCATTAAAATTGTTGATGGCTTGCTGTAACTCTTTGAATGTTTCAATTCCTTTATAATGTTTGTCGTTTATTTCCGAAATAATTGCAACAGCCGTTTTTGTATCTTCAATTTTGTTTGTTGCATCAGAAAAATGAATTTGAATACTTGTGAAAGTTTCTGATTTTTTAAACTCTAGAAACTTGTTTTCATCAATCTCAAATTCGTTTCTTTTTGATTGAATGTTCTCAACTATTTCTTTTTGATTGCTGTATTTTTCTTCTAATTTTTTAATTTCAATTTTATGTTCAGTTTCAAAAGCATTTTGCTTTTTTTCTAAGCTTAATTTATTAGCTTTCAGTTCTGGTATTTTATCAAAAAGTTCTCTTTTATCTTTTTCAAATTCAATAACGATACGTTCGTTAATAGTTATAAAATCTAGCGAATTTGATAGTTCACCTAATCTAACGTCAATTAAATAAAGCCTTTTTGTATCAGCCCCTTTGTCATCTAATTCCGAAGTTTGTTGTTTTTTTAGTTCCAGAATTCTATAGTCACACTCTTTTTTATTTGCTAAAATTGCAGTTGAAATTACTTCAATTTTTGTGTTCTTTATCGTATTTAGATTTGAAATTTCAGTATCTCGTTCTTTTTCTTTTAAAGTGACTTTTCGATCAATTCCTTTTTTAATAATCTTTATTTGCTCTTGTGCTTTAATTTTTTGAGAGGCTATTTTATCCAATTCACTTTCTAAACTACTTAGAATTATTCCTTTTTCCTTTTGGGATTTTTCAATCCACTCATTCCATTCAATTTTGTTTTTCTTTAGTTTTTCTTCAACTTGAGTAATATTGTATTCATTTTCCGCTATACTATCTTTTAAGTCTTTTATAATTTTCTGAAATTTAGTTTTAAGTTTAAGCAAATTACCATCTTTATCGATGGTGGTTTGCTTAATAGTTTTTTGAATATCCTTAATCTTATTTTGAAGTTCTTCAATTTCAAGATTATAATATTTTACCGTTTTAATTCTGCTTTTCAAAGCATTTAAATTCAGTTCTACGCCAAAAAAAGTATTCGCATTTTTATCAATTAATTGTGGGTTTAAGTCCGAAATAAATAAGACGTTGTCTTCATCAATAACTTTTCCAATTGTGTTTTCCCAGTTAGGAATTGTATCGTTTAGCCAACCATAAAGTGACGATTTACTTTGCTTGATTTTATTTTGAATGACCTCAATTTCTTTTTCGAATTTTTGATTTTTTTCAATTTCTTTTTCAATGGAAACAGTATGATTTCTTTCGATATCTTTTGTTTCTAATTCCCATTCTTTTCGAATGTTTTGCGATTTGTTTTTTGAATTTGAAATGATAGAAGTAGCCGTATTCAGTTGACCATTCAGTGTTTCTTTTTCTCCTTTGCATTTTTCAATTTCTGCAACAAAAAAGCTCTGATGTTTCAGTTCTGATTTTTTGTTCTTAAAACGATTCTCTTCATTTTCTATACTTTTTAATTCATTCGAAGCTTTTTCTTGTTCCGCTTTATGATCCCCTTTAATTTGTGAAATCAATAACTGATATCTATCGATTAATGAAGATTTTTCTTCACTAAATGAACTTTGAATATTATTCTTTTCCGCGTTTTGAGTATTGGTATATTCTTGATGTTGGTTTTGTACCTGAGCTAATAATGCTTCATATTTTTGAGTAATCAATCCGAATGAAGAGGTGAGAATATTTTTTTCTTCTACTAAGGTTTTTTGTTCATTCGTTAAAGTGCTTTTCTGTGCTACTTTTTCAATTAAATCAGTAATATTTTGATTGTTGTATTCGGTTTGTTTGTCGCCTGCTTTGGTTAATTCTTTCTTGATATAATCTATCTCTGAAATTATTTTCTGTTCTCTTTTTAAATGAAGGTCTTGTAAGTTTTCCTTCTTTTTAAAAATTGAAATAAGCGTATTGTTTTCATTCGAAAAGTTGGATAGCAATATAGGTTTATGGCTTTCAATATAAGACACTCTGGAATTCAAACTTGAAGCTAATTCTTTCTTTTCTCTATTCAAATAATTAAAAATCCTGTATTTTTCAATTACTCTTTCTGCTTGATTACGAACAATTATTTGACCTTTTTTGTTTTTGTTAAACCATATTTTAATATCATTAATTTGTGTTTCAAAATCTCGTAAATGACTTTTATGATAGTTTTCAATATCGATTATAAATTCGTCTTCATTTAAAGAATTTATAATGGTGTCTTTAATGAATTTAGCCTCTAAATTAGAGTTCAACAATACATTTTGGATGGTTCTAGGGATATTTTGGTATTGCTTGCTTTCAATTAAAGCATATTTCCTGAATTCAGCATTTAATCCTTTATTATCACCATAAATTATCCTGCGAAAATCTTCATAATTTGAAATCAAGGGCGTATAGTGAATTTCTTTTCCAAACGAATTTCTAATCTTTTCCCAATTTTCAAATGCTCGATTATTGTCATCAACAAAACTTTCACTTTTGTATTCCGAATCAAAAAATCGAAAAGCAACTTTACCGTTTACTTTGTAAGCTAAAACACAAAATGGTATACTATCTTTTACCACTTCATAGATAATGTAGGAGTTTTGATACTCAAAATAATAGTCATCAAAACCTTTTTTTTCTCTTGGAATACCCAATTTCGTTTTATTGGCATTGTAAAAAAACAAAATAGCTCGAAGCAAAGTGCTTTTTCCAACACCTTGTGTACCGATTAAATGGGTGTTTCCGTCTAATTCAATTTCAGCATATTTTATAGATGCGCTGTTGATAAAAACTATTTTATTCAGGTATCTCATTTTCTATTTCTTCAGGAATATTAATAGTCGTAATGATGTCTTTTAGGTAATTGAAAGAAGTTAAAACTTTGTAGGTTTCAGAAATCTCATTTTCTAAAGAGATGAAATTATCCTTTTCTAATTTTTCAATTATTTTTTTAATTCGATCATAGTTCTTTTGCTCTCCACTTATTTTTTTAAGATTTTCTAATTTCGTCTTTAAATCTGCATTGTTTTTTAATTGGTTTACAATATCCGCAGGGGAAAACCGAAAACCAACATCAAAAGAGGAATCAAAAGTTTTGAAGAAATCTAGTATATCAATCCAATTAAATGCTTTTTCCAATTTTCTGTCTAAGTCGACATTATTTTCAACACGACTAAAATAAAAATATTCGTTTCCTTGTTCTAAAATATAATTTATTTGATAAAAATACTCGTGTAAATCTTCAAAGGTATCTTGTTCTTCGAGTACTTTATAAAGCGTTTGAATGTGTTCATTTGGACTGTTAGAACAGATAAATTGTCCTCTGCGGAGCACATCAAATATTTCTGAAGTATATTTTGTAATCATAAGTATTATTTGGAATATACGATGGCGTATTCTATATCGTTTGTTTTTTGAAAACCATCTTCAATAACTAATTCTTGTTCGTATTGAGAAATAATTTGGCAAAAAATAGTTACTCGCTCATCAAAATCAACTTCTTTCTGGAAGTCATAATGAAGAATAAAATTGAACAAATTATCGCTAGTTGCAACAAATTTGTTTCTAATTTCTTCCAAATTAATCATCACTTCACTTTCAATACTGTTTTCAAGGTATTCATCCGAAATTCTATCGGCAAGAGCGGGTTTGTTTTGTTTTCTGTTTTTATGATTTTTTGCAATTCTTTTAATTGCTTCAAAAGCTTTTTCGTTTTCTCTGAGAAAATCTAATGATAAGTTTAAAGGTTCAGTTAATCTCGTTTCAAAAATGACTTGATTTTTAGTGGCTATTATTTGCTTAGTATCTGTTTCTGCTTCAATTGTAAAATGATCTTTTAGATATTTTAGTTTTCGAAGCTTTTCTGAAAATTTCCCTTGATGTTTAATTTGATTTAGATAATCAATAATTTGTTTTTCTATTTCAATCAAGTTATGTGAGCATTCTCCTAATTGATGTTTTAACTCAATAATAATCCTGTTTAACTCTTCATCTAATGCTCTGTTGAAAAACGTAATTTCATCTTCTTTAATCAGTTTTAAAGTATGATCAATAAGGTTTTCAACTACTTTTCTTTTTATATCTAGATTTTCAAGCTTTAATTGTTTGTTTTTATAATTTGTTTCATTTTTAAAAGTATTCTCGATATTTCGTCTCAAATCCACTACACTTCGAAGTGTAATAATTCCCATTTTTCTGAAAGTTTTTTTGATAAATCGAAGATAGCTGTACTTTTTGTTATCGTTATTTTCGTTTAAAAAGTAATCAATGTTTTCTCTAATATTTTTGATGTTTTCATCAATATAAGACAAGTTGATTTCTTCGTTAACATCCAAAATCTGTTCAAAGAATTCTAAAAATTGATCGTCAAGTTCTAAAAGCCCTCCGTTTTCTCTTATAACTGATCTTTCTATCAAATACTGAATACGGTTTTCATCATAATCAACTAGCGAAACGGCATCACTGTATTTGTAATCAATAGATTTTCTTTTGCTAAACATTTCAGAAATTAGTTTTTCCTCTCTTTTCAAAGCAGAAATTAATTCCTTAATGTCATTGAATGTATTCATCTATTTGATCTTTATTTTACTAATTTGAGATATTTATGTAAGAGAATCACTTAAAATATATTAAATCAAATATAATATTTATTTTAAGTGATTGGTTAAGAATCTAATATTTTTGCCATAATTTATATTAAGTTAAATATTGAATTGATAGTTTCAATTTTTATTTCATGAATACTTTTGATTCATCATTAAGGTATGAAGATTAAACATTACATTAATTTTTGTTCCCTTTCCTTTAACTGATTCAATTTTAAATTCACCTTTGAGGGATTTTACCCTTTCATTCAAATTAATTAAACCAATTCCATTTTTTTTATGGTTAACGTCGAAACCGTCACCGTCATCTATAATATTTAATTCTAAAAAATTATGCAGTATAATTGTAATAGTACAATTTTTGGCATGTGCATATTTACTAACATTTAAAATAGACTCTTGGATTATTCTATACATATTTATCTTGTAAATATTTGGTATTGATAACCATTCGATCTGTGGTGGTCTAACCCCCTAATAATCGGACTTTAACATTTTAGGTTTTACAAACATAGTAAATTATTAAATATCTTTGCCTAGCAAGGAACAAACGACGGCGAGTTTTATACCGATGTTTGTAGAAATGTTTCAGGCCTGACCATTTCGTTTTTATTAAAATTTAGTTCATCCGCCCAAAAAGGCGGAATCTCTAAATTTTGCAAGGAACTGCACTTCCAGCTCGTATTGCCCGATATTTGGTTGTATGGAATTTTGAGTTTAAAGTTTATTTTTCGTTTTATTTCGTCTCTTTTTTGTTCTATTAGGTCTTTGTTCCAACATTCTAAAAAGATATTCGGAGGTAAATTACAAACAGACGAATGCAATCGTTGATTGTTGTATTTTTCATAAAAAAGAGTTAGAAGCTGCTCCAATTCGTCGATTGTCCAAAAATGAAATGGGCGTAGTTTTTTTGCTAAAATAGCGTGAAAACTTTCAATGTGTCCGTTTTCTTGTGGTGTGTATGGGTGTGTAAAGACTTGATTTAAATGGTTTTCTTTGAAAAAATCCTGAATCGTTTTTGCTGAAAACCTACTGTCATTGTGGAAATTCCAGCTATATTGACCACCCAATTCCAATTTAAAGTGATCACCTGATTCCAATTCAAAATGACCACCTAATTCCGGAGCAAAATGACCATCTCCATTTTTCATTAAAAACTACTTTTTTTCATCTGTTAATTAGTATTCAAATATACTTAAAATATTATCCCTTGTTTATGCTTTTTTTCTTTCTCATAGATTCTCCATGGAGTTCGATTCGGTGAGATTGATGTATTAGCCTATCCAAAATTGCATCAGCTATGGTTTTCTCTCCAATGATGTCATACCAACCTTGCACTGGGATCTGCGATGTTACAATAATAGAACCATTGTTATGCCTGTCTTCAATGATTTCTAAAAGGGTAATTCGATTGTGACTATCTAATGCCTGGAGTCCAAAATCATCCAAAATAATAACATCTTGCCTTTCAATTTTAGCCAATTCTCGCAGATAAGAACCATCTGCTTTGGCCATTTTTAATTTAGCGAACAACTTCGAAGTATTAAAATAGCTTACTTTATAGCCTTGTATACAGGCTTGATAACCTAATGCGGTGCCTAAATAACTTTTGCCCACACCAGTGCTTCCGGTGATTAAAATATTTTCATTTTTTTCTACAAATTCACATTCTGCCAGACGCAGTATGGTGTTTCGATCCAGATTACGAGTCTGGTCAAAATGGATACTTTCAATATTTGATTTGTAATGGAATCGGGCGTTGGTGATACTGCGAGCAATACGCTGATTGTGCCTTTCATCCCATTCGGCATCAATAAGCATTGATACA from Flavobacterium ovatum carries:
- a CDS encoding Rieske (2Fe-2S) protein; the protein is MSKEDNLNQNWKKDFPIEKQQATNVSRRDFAKFLTLVSGGLMVGSGVVAAKAYLMPKEEVAGEHFVCKKDEVPSGGTRGFVIEGSTVPYILIHLETGEFKAYEQKCTHLSCSVFYKPGTGIIHCPCHEGSFDAKTGDVIAGPPPRALPNLDVFFKDNDIYVKAAEKVEYHS
- a CDS encoding ATP-binding protein; translation: MRYLNKIVFINSASIKYAEIELDGNTHLIGTQGVGKSTLLRAILFFYNANKTKLGIPREKKGFDDYYFEYQNSYIIYEVVKDSIPFCVLAYKVNGKVAFRFFDSEYKSESFVDDNNRAFENWEKIRNSFGKEIHYTPLISNYEDFRRIIYGDNKGLNAEFRKYALIESKQYQNIPRTIQNVLLNSNLEAKFIKDTIINSLNEDEFIIDIENYHKSHLRDFETQINDIKIWFNKNKKGQIIVRNQAERVIEKYRIFNYLNREKKELASSLNSRVSYIESHKPILLSNFSNENNTLISIFKKKENLQDLHLKREQKIISEIDYIKKELTKAGDKQTEYNNQNITDLIEKVAQKSTLTNEQKTLVEEKNILTSSFGLITQKYEALLAQVQNQHQEYTNTQNAEKNNIQSSFSEEKSSLIDRYQLLISQIKGDHKAEQEKASNELKSIENEENRFKNKKSELKHQSFFVAEIEKCKGEKETLNGQLNTATSIISNSKNKSQNIRKEWELETKDIERNHTVSIEKEIEKNQKFEKEIEVIQNKIKQSKSSLYGWLNDTIPNWENTIGKVIDEDNVLFISDLNPQLIDKNANTFFGVELNLNALKSRIKTVKYYNLEIEELQNKIKDIQKTIKQTTIDKDGNLLKLKTKFQKIIKDLKDSIAENEYNITQVEEKLKKNKIEWNEWIEKSQKEKGIILSSLESELDKIASQKIKAQEQIKIIKKGIDRKVTLKEKERDTEISNLNTIKNTKIEVISTAILANKKECDYRILELKKQQTSELDDKGADTKRLYLIDVRLGELSNSLDFITINERIVIEFEKDKRELFDKIPELKANKLSLEKKQNAFETEHKIEIKKLEEKYSNQKEIVENIQSKRNEFEIDENKFLEFKKSETFTSIQIHFSDATNKIEDTKTAVAIISEINDKHYKGIETFKELQQAINNFNGNFNEHNIFSFKVKLNEDLDYLNFALDLKEFVEADKINEFEKRVNERFANIIRLIGRETTELNSKEAEIEKIIRKINDDFVNKNFVQAIKEMEMRTQKSSNSIVKLLIQIKEFNDENSVLLGESNLFTSSETNSKNQKAVELLKQLVKELEKSKNTSLTLSESFDLQFRIVENDNDSGWVEKLSDVGSKGTDILVKAMINISLLNVFKESASKQFKDFKLHCMMDEIGTLHPTNQKGILRFANERNILLINGSPTSQNATDYKYTYKLAKEQSKTDAKKYITKINRLIKVNTKILD
- a CDS encoding DUF6755 family protein; this translates as MSNFRTSQNKANPNKLNAILSTLIFILILNVSIQIWLLYASLNNALDNNREILIPAFIASLLIFLIGFGMLYYLPTGNNKK
- a CDS encoding integrase core domain-containing protein encodes the protein MKNGDGHFAPELGGHFELESGDHFKLELGGQYSWNFHNDSRFSAKTIQDFFKENHLNQVFTHPYTPQENGHIESFHAILAKKLRPFHFWTIDELEQLLTLFYEKYNNQRLHSSVCNLPPNIFLECWNKDLIEQKRDEIKRKINFKLKIPYNQISGNTSWKCSSLQNLEIPPFWADELNFNKNEMVRPETFLQTSV
- a CDS encoding 4Fe-4S dicluster domain-containing protein codes for the protein MNYTSFNKNEEFFVDMQRCIGCKACEMACAECETNGQDSMIHVNYVDRASTVQTTVQVCMHCEDPVCANVCPADAISKDEFGIVHTANTERCIGCSNCVIACPFGVPKKEESYDLMMKCTMCYDRTSVGKKPMCATVCPSGALFYGTKEEIAEMRPNSSPVNTFVFGQEIVNTKVNIMMPKGSTELIIF
- the istB gene encoding IS21-like element helper ATPase IstB; its protein translation is MNESTVTKMKQMKLYGMHNAFKTAIESGKTDHYTLDQFVSMLIDAEWDERHNQRIARSITNARFHYKSNIESIHFDQTRNLDRNTILRLAECEFVEKNENILITGSTGVGKSYLGTALGYQACIQGYKVSYFNTSKLFAKLKMAKADGSYLRELAKIERQDVIILDDFGLQALDSHNRITLLEIIEDRHNNGSIIVTSQIPVQGWYDIIGEKTIADAILDRLIHQSHRIELHGESMRKKKSINKG
- a CDS encoding ATP-binding protein, which codes for MYRIIQESILNVSKYAHAKNCTITIILHNFLELNIIDDGDGFDVNHKKNGIGLINLNERVKSLKGEFKIESVKGKGTKINVMFNLHTLMMNQKYS